A single window of Maribacter algicola DNA harbors:
- the rsgA gene encoding ribosome small subunit-dependent GTPase A, whose protein sequence is MEGTVYKSTGSWYTVKATDGSFYECRIKGKFRIKGIKSTNPIAVGDNVHFELDEKGEEKVGVINSIEDRKNYIIRKSVNLSKQTHIIAANLDQVFLLITLNNPTTYTIFIDRFLVTAEAYQVPTVLVFNKIDTYSDAEKNEIKFLMSLYREIGYTCIGISAKTGKNVDMIKEIMIGKTSMFSGHSGVGKSTLINAVEPGLGIKTAKISQQHLQGQHTTTFAEMFDLSFGAQIIDTPGIKGFGIVDMEKEEIGDYFPELFQLKQDCKFNNCIHMDEPQCAVKAALEDGKVSWSRYKSYVQMITGEDENYRIDIHGERK, encoded by the coding sequence ATGGAAGGAACAGTCTATAAATCTACAGGAAGTTGGTATACCGTCAAAGCTACGGACGGATCGTTCTATGAATGCCGAATCAAAGGTAAATTCAGGATCAAGGGGATAAAAAGCACCAATCCCATTGCCGTTGGTGACAATGTACATTTTGAACTGGACGAAAAAGGCGAGGAAAAGGTGGGGGTCATCAATAGTATAGAAGATCGAAAAAACTATATAATCCGTAAATCGGTCAATCTTTCAAAACAGACCCATATTATCGCTGCCAACCTTGATCAGGTTTTTTTGTTGATTACATTGAACAACCCAACTACCTATACCATATTCATTGACAGGTTTTTGGTAACTGCCGAGGCATATCAAGTACCCACAGTGCTGGTCTTCAATAAAATCGATACCTACTCCGACGCGGAAAAAAATGAAATAAAATTTTTGATGTCCCTCTATCGGGAAATTGGATATACCTGTATAGGAATATCGGCGAAGACCGGAAAGAACGTAGACATGATAAAAGAGATTATGATCGGAAAAACCTCTATGTTTTCAGGGCATTCCGGAGTAGGAAAATCAACCTTGATCAATGCCGTTGAGCCTGGTCTGGGCATTAAAACTGCCAAAATATCCCAACAGCATCTACAGGGACAGCATACAACCACTTTTGCCGAAATGTTCGATTTGAGTTTTGGGGCGCAGATTATCGATACGCCCGGAATAAAGGGGTTTGGGATTGTGGATATGGAAAAGGAAGAAATAGGCGACTATTTTCCTGAACTGTTTCAATTAAAACAAGACTGCAAGTTCAATAATTGTATTCATATGGACGAGCCCCAATGTGCGGTAAAAGCGGCTTTGGAAGATGGCAAGGTTTCCTGGAGCCGATATAAAAGCTATGTACAAATGATAACGGGGGAAGACGAGAATTATAGAATAGACATTCACGGGGAAAGAAAATGA
- a CDS encoding 3-phosphoshikimate 1-carboxyvinyltransferase, with protein MKIHLAGPNNTVLKDTIKITGSKSESNRSLLLSALYPGIEIQNLSNSDDAQVMESGLMQKKGTVNIHHAGTAMRFLTGYFAALEGSDVILTGSKRMTERPIKILVDALNELGADISYVNEEGYPPLRIKGKKLAKNQVSLPANISSQYISSLLLIAPSLENGLELELVGKITSVPYINMTLGLLNEIGIETSFQGNTILVKPKASVNPTALVVESDWSSASYFYSIVALSDVGSAITLSAYKKSSLQGDSVLQEIYTDFGVETSFGKNEITLIKASDTPKSFIDCDLVNAPDIAQTIAVTCFGLGIGCHLTGLHTLKIKETDRLEALNTELTKLGADISVTDKTLTLGTSSIMNKDIAIDTYNDHRMAMAFAPLALRTSLVINDAMVVTKSYPDFWKDLEKLHFKVREL; from the coding sequence TTGAAAATCCACCTCGCCGGCCCTAACAATACAGTACTTAAAGATACGATCAAAATAACGGGTTCAAAGAGTGAATCCAACCGCTCACTTCTTTTATCCGCTTTATATCCCGGTATTGAAATACAGAACCTTTCAAATTCTGACGATGCCCAGGTCATGGAAAGCGGGCTAATGCAAAAAAAGGGAACGGTGAACATTCACCATGCGGGTACCGCAATGCGTTTCCTTACCGGCTACTTTGCGGCCTTGGAGGGAAGCGACGTAATCCTGACCGGATCTAAAAGAATGACGGAGCGGCCCATAAAAATACTGGTGGATGCCTTGAACGAATTGGGTGCAGATATTTCCTATGTAAATGAAGAAGGATACCCGCCCCTACGCATCAAAGGAAAAAAGCTTGCCAAAAATCAAGTAAGCCTACCGGCCAATATTAGCAGCCAATATATTTCTTCACTCTTGCTTATCGCGCCCAGTTTGGAAAATGGTCTCGAGTTGGAACTTGTTGGTAAAATTACCTCGGTTCCCTATATAAATATGACCTTGGGATTATTGAACGAAATTGGAATAGAAACTAGTTTTCAAGGGAATACGATTTTGGTAAAACCAAAAGCATCGGTCAACCCTACTGCCTTGGTTGTTGAGTCGGATTGGAGTTCCGCATCTTATTTCTACAGTATTGTCGCATTATCGGACGTGGGTTCGGCAATAACCCTATCGGCCTATAAAAAGAGCAGTCTACAAGGAGATAGTGTTCTTCAGGAAATATATACCGATTTTGGGGTGGAGACCTCCTTTGGTAAAAATGAGATCACCTTGATAAAAGCATCGGATACTCCTAAATCCTTTATTGATTGTGATTTGGTAAATGCCCCGGATATAGCCCAGACCATTGCGGTCACGTGTTTTGGATTGGGGATCGGTTGCCACCTGACCGGACTTCATACCCTCAAAATCAAGGAGACCGATAGATTGGAAGCCTTGAACACCGAGTTGACCAAACTGGGAGCGGATATTTCCGTAACGGACAAAACGCTTACGTTAGGGACTTCAAGTATAATGAACAAGGACATTGCCATAGACACATATAACGACCACAGAATGGCCATGGCCTTTGCCCCCTTGGCCTTAAGGACTTCTCTGGTAATCAACGATGCCATGGTGGTTACAAAGTCCTATCCAGATTTTTGGAAGGACCTTGAAAAACTACATTTTAAGGTGCGGGAATTATAA
- a CDS encoding nucleotide pyrophosphohydrolase, whose amino-acid sequence MNIDNAQKAVDDWIKQHGVRYFNELTNMAQLTEEVGEVARIIARRYGEQSEKESDKSKDLGEELADVLFVVLCLANQTGVDLQQAFDKKLDLKTKRDHDRHHNNKKLK is encoded by the coding sequence ATGAATATAGACAACGCACAAAAAGCAGTAGACGATTGGATAAAGCAACATGGCGTACGTTACTTTAATGAGCTTACAAATATGGCACAGTTGACCGAAGAGGTTGGGGAAGTCGCACGGATAATCGCACGAAGATATGGGGAACAAAGCGAAAAGGAATCCGATAAATCCAAAGACCTGGGCGAAGAACTTGCAGATGTCCTCTTTGTGGTGCTTTGTTTGGCGAACCAGACCGGTGTAGATTTACAACAGGCATTTGATAAAAAGTTAGATTTAAAAACAAAGCGCGATCATGATCGCCATCACAACAACAAAAAGTTGAAATAA
- the dtd gene encoding D-aminoacyl-tRNA deacylase has product MRTVIQRVSRASVTVEGKVVSSIGNGLLILLGIVVEDTEEDIDWLVRKVINLRIFNDASGVMNTSVMESDGDIIVVSQFTLHASTKKGNRPSYLRAAKPEIAVPLYEKFISRLEQELGKKVGTGIFGADMKVDLLNDGPVTIIMDTKDKE; this is encoded by the coding sequence ATGAGAACGGTCATTCAGCGCGTATCCAGGGCAAGTGTAACCGTAGAGGGAAAAGTTGTTTCCTCTATTGGGAACGGTCTTCTTATATTGCTAGGTATAGTTGTAGAGGATACTGAAGAGGATATTGATTGGCTGGTCCGTAAAGTAATCAACTTGCGAATATTCAACGATGCATCGGGTGTTATGAATACATCCGTAATGGAAAGTGATGGTGACATTATCGTGGTAAGTCAGTTTACCTTGCACGCATCCACCAAAAAGGGAAACAGACCTTCCTATTTAAGGGCTGCCAAACCGGAAATTGCAGTTCCCCTTTATGAAAAATTTATTTCCAGACTGGAGCAGGAATTGGGTAAAAAAGTAGGCACAGGAATTTTTGGGGCGGATATGAAGGTTGATCTGCTCAACGATGGTCCGGTGACAATTATAATGGATACAAAAGATAAGGAATAA